GAACACCTCAGTTttcggaagaagaggagaagagcgTCCTGAGTTTGGCCGAGATGTTCGTTCGTGGTGCTCTGAGGTTCTGCTCTGCgttttttgggaagaaaaagagaagaacgaTGGATGCTTGCATGCTTGCTCTGCTCACATCTTTTGACCTCCGCCCCACTCCTCTCTCACGGTCTCGGTTCTGCAACTCATTTTAGGGCTTTGCTCTGCTCGTGAACCTCTGcgtttttgggaagaagaagagaagaacgatggatggaggaagaagagaagcttGCTCTCCTAATCTGtgttttttgggaagaagacgATGAATAGCCAAATCTATTTGgggattttgggtttgaattgtTTAAACCCTATATTGGTTTAAGGGTAGGTTGGGTTGGGTTCGGTTTGAATAAGGATGAACCAGTTTGAGTAGGGTTCAATCATGACctgggtgaaattcaaaaaaatttgaatttggctGATGTCAACCTTTGGATGTTCATAAAGACAAGTGGCGCTCTCATAGGGcttggaagtaggatggaagtgcaagtaatggaagtagaggatgtgaatCCAGTTCCACGGTACATGGTCTTGTTTACTTGGATCTGGCTCCTGTCCAgtcgtggtgggagctggacgGTGCAGCACCCCCTTAAGATCTTGCCATGTGAACTGACTGACATCCAACtgtcaataataaaaaaactactTTAACCCTGAATCCCTACAGATGAGTCAGGTCACTCCCTAACCTGAAAACTTCCTCCCCTGCTTATTTACCCTTCGGTGAACAGTGGGTTTCCGAAATAGGATCTTTAGTATTGTGAAATAGAATAGAGGTTAACCTAACGtcaaacctctctctctctctgcgcAAACCCTGCAGCCACTCCTCCCCCCCATTGTCTTCTCCCCTGCGCTCCATGCCCCGAAGCTTCTGTGTTACGTgcatttattttaataattaaaatatttttaataattaagatTTTAGTTATTAGtagttatttatatataattaatgggAGGGAGTTAAAAGATAATGGGGGTTGTATTGTACGTGGGTGGTTTTGTGGAGGAGTTGTAGGATTTATAACTAATTGTTTTTAAGCCTATTTAATAGGAGCAAGTGAAGTGAATGGATATGAATTGAATCCCTAAAAATTTTCTATTGAGAAAGAGGCATGACTTACTCCGTAAAGTCAAGAGGATCGGCTTCCTCCTAATTAAGCCAAACTCatcccctattttctctctctctttctttctctccctatttttatctcttctctttctttattttattttagattatcCGTGCACTTATCATTTGGTCTCAGAGCCTATTGATCCTATGGCTATGGGTATGAAGATTGAGATCATTGAGGTCATGCGTTCATCCATTCGGAACATGATGACGATCTCCAACGAGATGGTTACAGTTTATCAACGCGTTCAACAAAGTTTGGCGGAGTTGAGGaaggagaaagtgaagaagaagaagaagaagatgaagacggagaaagtgaagaagaagaagaagaagaagaagatgatgacgaaggagaaagtgaagaagaagaagatgatgatgatgaaggagaaagtgaagaagaagaagaatctcaaGCAATGCAATTCATTCTCcgcttccttcatggtgataaCACTCCCTTCAATGAGATCGACAAACCATGAGATAACCAATCATTATTCATTCATTGAGATTTTTCCTATTACGATATGGGATCCTGGCGGATGCTTCCTCAATTTTATTGTCCTTGAGGACAAGGACGATTCAAAGAGGGATGGAATGTTACGTGTCTTTATGTTAATAATTAAGATTTTAGTTATTAGtagttatttatatataattaatgggAAGGAGTTAAAAGATAATGGGGGTTGTATTGTACGTGGGTGATTTTGTGGAGGAGTTGTAGGATTTATAACTAATTATTTTTAAACTTATTTAATAGGAGCAAGTGAAGTGAATGGATATGATAATCCTTAAAAATTCTCTATTGAGAAAGAAGCATGACTTCCTTCGTAAAGTCAAAAGGATCGACTTCCTCCTAATTAAGCCAAACTCAcgccctattttctctctctccttatttttttctcttctctttccttattttattttagattatcCGTCCACTTATCATGCTGTGATTTGGAGTTTTCTTCAACTTCATGAGCTTCAAAACTGGTTTCTATTGTTGAAGTTGGATCGTGGTGGGGATCGAATCTGATCTAGACTTTTGGTCAGTTGtattattgtaaaaagaaagataaaattcTAATTCAATGAGAAATTGGAATCTCTACTTAGCATCTGCCCtgatccttctctctctctctcatgtgcaTTATTGTATTATTTTTTAGTAATTCTGATGCAACAGCTTGGGAAGAACAACCAAAAAAATCTGGAGGTGTTTCGTAATGGTTTGCAATGAGTTATTTCTTCATTGGTTTTGGTTAGTAATGGGGATTTGAGTGTCTTTTTGTAGACCATATTGCAGTATCTCTGTGCACTTCTCAGGCAATTTGGGAACTACCCTGAGAACTACCATAAATGGGTACCCTCCTTGAGAGGGTTAATGGATTCAGGTTTCATGCTCGAGCTGCTATTTGTCCATATATAGGAAATAAGAACAGGGAAACAGAACATTTCAGGATTTTGCAAGGTAGATGGAGGGGGAGGGAAGAGCACGAGGTGGGAGTGGAGCAGTGGATGTCTTACAAGCCAGACTCAATGTTGCAGGTTTCCTAAGAActgaaaccccaaaaagaaaaatagagagatagagagatgtGGAAGAGGGATATGGGCGGAGATTATAAAAAAGAGTGGTGAGTGGTGAGTGGTGAGAGAGTTCGGGTTCCCGAATCACAAGTTTTACAAACCACGGCGGTTTCTTGTCGGAATAGCTAGATCAGGCGGTGTTGAACCTTATCGTAACGCAGAGATCTAGCCCTTCAATCTTCTTCCACCTCCCCTGCACCAAGTTCATAAATCGAGTTAGGTTTGGCCTTAAGAAcgaaaatgaaagagagagagtatacCTAGATCTGGCGGTGGCTCTGTTCGTCGGAATCCATTGAAGAAGGGGAGTTTGGCGGTGAGGTGCTAAGTCGTCGGGTGTCACTGCTGCCTGGTTTCCCTTTCTTGTTCGCAgggttggaggaggaagagtcGTGAATTTTTCGGGTTAGACTCATCTGCACGGATTTAAGGTTAAAGTAGTTTTTTATTATTGACCATTGGATATCAGTCAATCCACATGGCAAGATCTTAAGAGGGTAGTGCACCGTCcaactcccgccacggctggccAGAAGCCAGATCCTGTTTACTTTGTTGTGGGGGTTTAGGTTTTTATTGAGGTTATTGACTCTTCTAATTCCAATCATATGTGACTTGTGTTCGGTTCATGTTGACCCTGACTCTATCTGGCTGGTCCGGATTTCTAAGCAAGTTATGTTGATTATTATTTAATGGAATATAGCCATTGAAGTGTCATTATTCTCTTTGCTCACCTATTGTGCAAAGTCTCGAAATGCACTATATTTTAGGAGTTCGGCCCGTTCAATTATTGGAATTTGTTAGTAGAGATTCTCTCTTTCGTgttttttcaatgttttattttatCACTTGACGAAcattttgaattgaaatttgacatgtaaaaGAGTAGGAGACTTTGAGTTTTACCTGTTCACCAAATTTCAATTCAATGCAACCTACCATGTGGCAAGGTATGCCATCCGTGTAATTAGCAATGGTGACCCAATCAACAAACCTGCTCCCAAAAGATAAAGAAGCAATGAGGTCAAAGTGTTGTTGATTATAGATTGGTTTTAGGCTTTTAGCTAACCTAAAGGTCACCATCTTTGGGTAGGGATGACAATCTAATCCTTTTCACCTTCCATCCCACATGGTAAGCCCTACCTTAAGAAGTAATAAAGTCATAATGGCATTGCACCTCCTTGGTTTACTTGGGCGCCCTCatatcaaaatccaaaactacCCTCAAGTTTTCAATAAGCTTacattattttttcttggggagCCTATTTTCTATAGTAAGAACTTTTCCTATCGCCCACTCTAAAAGCCAACAATTGCCATATATGTGATAAATCATATGGGATCCAAATTATGAGGATTCAAAAACACTTAGGTTCAATTATTGGAACTCACAAGGCTTAGATTAGTCAATGTCAAACTTTAGAGCTTTATTCAATCAAACACCATCTTCTGTATTAATATGCATTCTTGTATTAGTATAATcagttttatcaaaaaaaaaagtaagtatAATCAGTTTAGTAGTCATttaccccctcccccaaaaagtCTTTAGtataatttgaattttcaaagctttagggaaaaagatctctacttggtagtGTTTTCTACACCTTCTCACAAGGCACCGTGAAATGATGCCTTTGCCCCTAGGTAGATACTCATATGTGCTCCCCCATTGACCCAGACGCTTATATATAGgtcatgcgaccaagtagagatcccTTGCCCTTTATTTTACATTTGGCTAAATATCTCTCCCTGAAAATTATAATGTGAATAGAAAACCTTGGGGTCTACTTAGTCTAATAAATTTAAGTCTCATCTAACTAAGTCAAATAGCAAATTAAATCATTTCAATAACCTACACATGTAGAGTGCCCCAACTGATTAGACTACCAAGCCCATGCCCTTCTTccaagggtgtcaaatggtcggTTCAGTGATTCAGTTCAATTATAGAGTAGGGCTGAACTGGTTTAGGGAAACCAAAACAAGCTCAATAAGGACAACCTCAATtcggttttagttttttatttttggacttTTATAGATTTGATATCGGGCTTGGTCTAGTTGTTTCGATTTATCATGTATATGTATAAACAAGGGAGTGGGTTCCTATGAGGCCAAAGCACTAATTCTGACATATAGAGGGACCCATTACAAATCGTATAGTAAGCAGATTTTAGAGGAGTGTATTGTGGGGTCCTCATTTATGTGTCTTGGCATGCCAATGAATCAACACATAGATGACACACTAAAGTATTAATTCTGCCATGGGGCATTGTTCTTTGTGCCGTAGTGCAAGTTGCGCCCAGGCATATGGAAGTAGGCACAATGACTATCCTGCCCCCTAattggcaggcccatgtgtctgggtgcagcctgtgctgcggcacagagaacattctcccttctAACATATGAAGGGACCCCATTATGAataggtaatttttttttaatactgaTTTTGGTATGGTTTTTTGGGCAATGagatgaatttttattctctgctgttacagcacggtgctgtagcACATCGTACGACACAACAGAGAttatgtgcaccatgtgggatCCGCTATGCCGCACGATGCGCTACAACACCGTATTGTAACAGCAAAGGATGTGAGTTCCAACGAGATATAGTTCGATTTTAAACCGGTTTTATAATACCCCAAACCAAATTTGGGTTGTTCGGTCAGCTCGGTTTAAGATTTGACACTACACGTTCATTCTCCCACGGGTCGTGCTATCATCACACATTCCCCCCTCCCGTAAAGCATGGTATCACAATTCACAGATGTTCCCATCGTTTAGAAGATCATATTAGAAGTAGGAACAAACGGGAGACGCGCCCTTCGCGTACACACGCACACACTAAAGAGGAAAACAAATAgtaaaatggagaagaagagtgaagCGGAAGGAGAGGTTGAATTCGATCCAGTTGAGATAGAGTACGTGAGCTATGGAGGTGAACACCACCTCCCGCTTATCATGCGCTTGGTTGACCAGGAGCTCAGTGAGCCCTACTCCATTTTCACTTACAGATATTTCGTCTATCTCTGGCCTCACCTCTCCTTCCTGGTAACTTGGTTTGCTTCAttcttagggttagggttagggttgagttttTGTTTATcctctctcccttccctctcGGTTTCgttattttttttgtctctctAGGGTTCTCCTTGTCcatctcttttcattttttgttcctattgaccttttttttgtttgtgtttcgATCTTGACCTATCCTGTTATTATCAGGCTTTCCACAAAGGTGATTGTATAGGAACCGTTGTTTGCAAGATGGGGGAACATCGGAATACTTTCCGAGGTTACATTGCAATGCTCGTTGTAATCAAACCTTACAGAGGAAAAGGAATAGGTATGCTTTTCTTGCCGGCTGCTTGTATTCTTGtagttcctttttgttttttatgtattGTGGAGTTATGGTTGTATATGTCAGGAAGTCAAGGATTCTATATTTTTGATAGTTTATTACATCTCAATGCATCCTTACCTGAAAACCCCCGGACATAGATTTGCTAGAGATGGAACAACCTTATTTTGATTTGCAAAAGAAATAAACTGAGAGATCTAATAACCTTTATCAATGTATTCATGATATATTCAGTATCGGATgactaaaacaaaaaactttGCCTTTTGTATTTTGTTGGAATTGGTGATCCCCCAACAGCTGAAACTGGGAGGTAGTGTGTGTGACGCTCATCTTCTGTAATTTGTTCAGGGTACGGTTATGGGAAGAAATCTTCCCTATGGACCATCAATACTTATATTAGGAGCCTTAAACAATTCGTAAACAATGGTtcaatggtaaaaaaaaactgaagagtGATAATGGTGTGTAGTGGGTTAATCCACTTTCCACTAATGCCTGAAACAAATGGTAAGACAATGGATGGCAAGATCATTACAAACAAGTAAAATGACAGTAAGGGATCATGCAGGCAAGACCACAGATAAGTGAAAAAAGGATACCAGATTTACGCTGGCCTGCTTTACATGCGTATTGCTTCCAGGATGGCTATGTACCTTCATGCCGACTCCTCATGTACCTGTCTCTGAGATTTGGCCCTCTAAATATCTTTGCAATCTGGGGCTGGCCACTTGCAAGCACATAGTCCTTTTACACACACAattcaactaagccttatca
The nucleotide sequence above comes from Telopea speciosissima isolate NSW1024214 ecotype Mountain lineage chromosome 3, Tspe_v1, whole genome shotgun sequence. Encoded proteins:
- the LOC122653570 gene encoding N-alpha-acetyltransferase MAK3, yielding MEKKSEAEGEVEFDPVEIEYVSYGGEHHLPLIMRLVDQELSEPYSIFTYRYFVYLWPHLSFLAFHKGDCIGTVVCKMGEHRNTFRGYIAMLVVIKPYRGKGIATELVTRSIRVMMESGCEEVTLEAEVTNKGALALYGRLGFIRAKRLFRYYLNGVDAFRLKLLFPHPHSNPSLLMPIKNDTESHNDFQLQE